In Oscillatoria salina IIICB1, the following are encoded in one genomic region:
- the fabG gene encoding 3-oxoacyl-ACP reductase FabG — protein sequence MQGKQVLLTGGTGGLGLGVTPALLARGAKLTVTYIHEKQVERLKKNLSPQEFASIRFVSVNLFEEKAVAQLINDMGKVDVLIHLVGGFSMGKVAEYSYENWQKDFELNLNTTFLVCKYSLQKMLEYGYGRIVTVGSRGAVQPAGQLAAYSASKAGVVALTQAIAEETKGLDITANCVLPSVIDTPANREAMGDEDANKWVKPESLAEVICFLASEAAKDLRGALVPVYGEA from the coding sequence ATGCAAGGTAAACAAGTATTGTTAACAGGGGGTACTGGAGGTTTAGGATTAGGCGTAACTCCAGCATTATTAGCCAGAGGTGCAAAGTTAACTGTTACCTATATTCATGAAAAGCAAGTCGAACGTCTGAAAAAAAATCTTTCCCCTCAAGAATTTGCCAGTATTCGTTTTGTTTCTGTCAATTTATTTGAGGAAAAAGCAGTGGCTCAGTTGATTAATGATATGGGAAAGGTGGATGTTTTAATTCATTTAGTAGGCGGTTTTTCGATGGGAAAAGTGGCAGAATATAGTTATGAAAATTGGCAGAAAGATTTTGAGTTGAACTTAAATACAACATTTTTGGTTTGTAAATATAGCTTGCAAAAAATGCTGGAATATGGTTATGGTAGAATCGTAACTGTAGGTTCGAGAGGTGCAGTGCAACCGGCGGGACAATTAGCAGCTTATTCTGCATCAAAAGCGGGAGTGGTAGCATTAACTCAGGCGATCGCGGAAGAAACTAAGGGTTTAGATATTACTGCTAATTGCGTTTTACCCAGTGTAATCGACACTCCAGCGAACCGAGAAGCAATGGGAGATGAAGACGCAAATAAGTGGGTTAAACCGGAATCTCTCGCGGAAGTTATTTGCTTCCTCGCTTCGGAAGCAGCAAAAGATTTGCGTGGTGCGTTAGTTCCAGTATACGGAGAAGCTTAG
- a CDS encoding tetratricopeptide repeat protein: protein MPTFSYGEKSQQKVQELLEALLNFVDGELGDDYINAKVSFRWEEKDKKKGEEKDEKDKDELKLTVETTLETLRQLIYGKGKIDPKAKKTQRKEIGAILTHYLGKFLGIWEDRRLIKRGSERWVFVLKLWSKDKEENLRRFQEEWRKRQPNNSVSVSVSVEMGGKAEESEENQQKRAIGLETLPEVRVWEGRETLVESLRGNLLVRENPPKVVALVGQGGIGKTSLGVKLLEAVGVELKPPRLGTDCAYDTVFYFKTEPGTSFDEIAEFLLENLTVVGLENFPDAAQKIKKIIAELTNQHCLLFLDNLEVILQPASEERAGYAVTQEWGQFLNQLVYSNHCSQVILTSRELPRDLADSRCVGTEPDPNLVCLETVGGVAVEAGVKILRQYQLKDKESDLFWVSSRVDGQVFILTQLAAIGRRKPGYLRKHPELVTKKAEPILLEQLKRQTEAAKDLLRRMCVLRVGIDVTGLTFLRLYTNDLAQDPRFEIASEREEAAELTDGEIEETEAIIQQLVDCSLVQSRYDEEECETYYDLHRIIVEFLQAECKNELPQLLETVYKFYCTGKNVENPQSLNDLRPVLEAQFFAFQLGNYREAYLLVNNLGSYLRPWGHWNLLKDLCEEVLPYLDGDYYGICLQWIGVIYRDLGRWNEAKKYFTEALANAEKQESKEDIAYSVGLLGEIERNRGNWDEAQRLFRQSLQLHEELGDRTGMAAVWGVLGDIERNQGNWDEAEKLYRQSLQLREELGDRAGMASSWGVLGEIERNRGNWAEAQRLYRQCLQIEEELGDRAGMPYSIGSLGEVELGRGNLDTAEKYLIDALERFQALEDVQYVAECTFRLAQVWRKRGNEEVAEEHYHTAYQIYQQLGAAKDLEKIEKEWN, encoded by the coding sequence ATGCCTACTTTTAGTTACGGTGAAAAATCACAACAGAAAGTCCAGGAGTTGCTCGAAGCGTTACTCAATTTTGTTGATGGGGAATTGGGTGACGACTACATTAACGCTAAAGTGAGCTTTCGCTGGGAAGAAAAAGACAAAAAAAAAGGCGAAGAAAAAGACGAAAAAGACAAAGACGAACTGAAATTAACTGTCGAGACTACTTTGGAAACGCTGCGACAGTTGATTTATGGGAAGGGAAAAATTGACCCAAAAGCGAAAAAAACCCAACGTAAAGAGATTGGGGCAATTCTGACTCACTACTTGGGGAAATTTCTGGGAATTTGGGAAGACCGTCGGCTTATTAAACGAGGTTCGGAGAGGTGGGTTTTTGTACTGAAGCTGTGGAGTAAGGACAAAGAGGAAAATCTGCGGCGGTTTCAAGAAGAGTGGCGAAAGCGTCAGCCGAATAATTCGGTTTCGGTTTCGGTTTCGGTGGAGATGGGGGGAAAGGCTGAGGAAAGTGAGGAAAATCAGCAAAAACGAGCGATAGGTTTGGAAACGCTGCCGGAAGTGCGGGTTTGGGAAGGAAGAGAAACGCTGGTGGAGAGTTTGCGGGGGAATTTACTCGTGAGGGAAAATCCTCCGAAGGTAGTGGCTTTGGTGGGACAAGGAGGAATTGGAAAGACTTCGCTGGGGGTGAAACTCCTGGAAGCGGTGGGAGTTGAGCTTAAACCGCCCAGATTAGGCACGGATTGCGCTTATGATACAGTATTCTACTTTAAAACTGAGCCGGGGACAAGTTTCGATGAAATTGCGGAATTTCTGTTAGAAAATCTGACGGTTGTAGGGTTGGAAAATTTTCCCGATGCGGCGCAAAAGATTAAGAAAATTATCGCTGAGTTGACAAATCAGCATTGTTTACTATTTTTAGATAACTTGGAAGTAATTTTACAGCCAGCGAGTGAGGAAAGGGCTGGATATGCCGTAACGCAGGAGTGGGGACAGTTTCTCAATCAGTTGGTTTATAGCAATCATTGCTCGCAGGTGATATTGACGAGTCGGGAATTGCCGCGAGATTTGGCTGATTCTCGCTGTGTTGGAACTGAACCAGACCCGAATTTGGTATGTTTAGAAACGGTGGGTGGGGTGGCGGTAGAAGCGGGGGTGAAAATTCTGCGTCAATATCAATTGAAAGACAAGGAAAGCGATTTATTTTGGGTGTCGTCAAGGGTTGATGGGCAGGTATTTATTTTAACTCAATTGGCGGCAATTGGGAGGAGGAAACCGGGCTATCTTCGCAAGCATCCAGAGTTAGTAACGAAGAAAGCGGAACCGATTTTATTAGAGCAATTAAAGAGACAAACTGAAGCAGCAAAAGATTTGTTACGGCGGATGTGTGTTTTGCGGGTGGGAATTGATGTTACTGGTTTGACTTTTTTGCGGCTTTATACGAATGATTTGGCGCAAGATCCGCGTTTTGAAATAGCATCAGAAAGGGAAGAAGCTGCGGAATTAACTGATGGGGAAATAGAGGAAACGGAAGCAATTATTCAGCAGTTGGTAGATTGTTCTTTGGTGCAAAGTCGCTACGATGAGGAAGAGTGCGAAACTTATTATGATTTGCATCGAATTATTGTGGAGTTTCTGCAAGCTGAGTGTAAAAATGAGTTACCTCAATTGCTGGAAACGGTATATAAGTTTTATTGCACGGGGAAGAATGTGGAAAATCCCCAAAGTTTAAATGATTTACGTCCGGTTTTGGAGGCGCAATTTTTTGCTTTTCAGTTGGGAAATTATCGGGAAGCTTACCTATTAGTTAATAATCTAGGAAGTTATTTACGACCTTGGGGACATTGGAATTTATTAAAAGATTTATGCGAAGAAGTTTTACCTTATTTAGATGGGGATTACTATGGAATTTGTTTGCAATGGATTGGAGTAATTTATCGCGATTTAGGTAGATGGAATGAAGCCAAAAAATATTTTACTGAAGCCTTAGCCAACGCAGAAAAGCAAGAAAGTAAAGAAGATATAGCTTATTCTGTCGGACTTTTGGGCGAGATTGAGCGAAATCGGGGTAATTGGGACGAAGCTCAAAGGCTGTTTCGACAATCGTTGCAGTTACACGAAGAATTAGGCGATCGCACGGGTATGGCTGCTGTTTGGGGAGTTTTGGGCGATATTGAGCGAAATCAGGGTAATTGGGACGAAGCTGAAAAGCTGTATCGACAATCGTTGCAGTTACGAGAAGAATTAGGCGATCGCGCGGGTATGGCTTCTTCTTGGGGAGTTTTGGGCGAAATTGAGCGAAATCGGGGTAATTGGGCTGAAGCTCAAAGGCTGTATCGACAATGCTTGCAGATAGAGGAAGAATTAGGCGATCGCGCGGGTATGCCTTACTCTATTGGTTCCCTTGGCGAAGTTGAACTAGGTAGAGGTAACTTAGATACAGCAGAAAAATACTTAATTGATGCTTTAGAAAGATTTCAAGCATTAGAAGATGTCCAGTATGTTGCTGAATGTACTTTTCGCCTTGCTCAAGTATGGCGCAAGCGAGGTAATGAAGAAGTTGCCGAAGAACATTACCATACTGCTTATCAAATCTATCAGCAACTCGGTGCAGCGAAGGATTTAGAAAAAATTGAAAAGGAATGGAATTAG
- a CDS encoding pyridoxine 5'-phosphate synthase produces the protein MLTLGVNIDHVATIRQARRTVEPDPVAAAVLAELAGADGITVHLREDRRHIQDRDVRLLRETVRTHLNLEMAPTEEMVDLAIEVKPNYVTIVPERREEVTTEGGLDVASALDRYRDVVTRLQSAGIPVSWFIDADEVQIEAAAKTGAKFIELHTGKYAEAQDEATRQQELNFLERGTKQAKALGLRVNAGHGLTYWNVYPVACIPGMEELNIGHTIISRAVLVGMERAVREMKLAMNGKL, from the coding sequence TTGCTTACTCTGGGTGTTAACATCGACCATGTAGCGACGATCCGACAGGCACGACGTACAGTAGAACCAGATCCGGTAGCTGCGGCAGTTTTGGCGGAGTTAGCGGGTGCTGATGGAATTACTGTACATTTGCGCGAAGATCGGCGACATATCCAAGATCGTGATGTACGTTTGTTGCGGGAAACGGTACGAACTCATTTAAACTTGGAGATGGCTCCTACGGAAGAAATGGTGGATCTCGCGATCGAAGTTAAACCAAATTACGTCACTATTGTTCCCGAAAGACGCGAAGAAGTAACCACAGAAGGGGGACTGGATGTGGCTAGTGCTTTAGATCGTTACCGGGACGTAGTTACACGGTTACAAAGTGCTGGAATTCCTGTAAGCTGGTTTATTGATGCTGATGAAGTACAGATTGAAGCTGCGGCAAAAACTGGCGCTAAGTTTATTGAACTCCATACAGGAAAGTATGCTGAAGCCCAAGATGAAGCAACTCGTCAGCAAGAGTTAAACTTTCTCGAGAGAGGAACTAAACAAGCAAAAGCGTTAGGTTTGCGTGTTAATGCTGGACATGGTTTAACCTATTGGAATGTCTATCCAGTGGCTTGCATTCCCGGTATGGAAGAACTTAACATCGGTCATACGATTATTAGTCGTGCGGTGTTAGTGGGTATGGAACGAGCGGTTCGGGAAATGAAATTAGCTATGAATGGTAAGTTATAG
- a CDS encoding CHAD domain-containing protein, whose protein sequence is MSYQFQAEDLTIATGIKRIAAEELESAIAKLKGETEDDPNEAVHDSRKSLKKLRAVLRLVRAEIGEERYQQENVCFRDAGRELSDVRDAQVLIETFDKLIDYFRTYLVPDAFQEIRQNLVTNYEIVSSKILEKEDKTKEVAGILAEAKNRVDCWEIENNNWSALSGGLKKIYKRGSSAFELINEEPSVANFHEWRKQVKYLWYHLRILTPIWADMMTELTSQLKNLSDYLGDDHDLAILRDYFLTKFDQFDNREDLDVLLSLLNRRRPQLQLYAQNLGARIYAEKPKDFVERIGKYWEIWQAEIQPPVKIEIAVKQTVKNKTKLTT, encoded by the coding sequence ATGTCTTACCAATTTCAAGCCGAAGATCTCACCATCGCCACAGGAATTAAAAGAATTGCTGCTGAAGAACTCGAAAGTGCGATCGCTAAACTCAAAGGTGAAACTGAAGACGACCCTAACGAAGCAGTTCACGATAGCCGCAAATCCCTCAAAAAACTACGCGCGGTTTTGCGTTTGGTCAGAGCTGAAATTGGCGAAGAACGTTACCAACAAGAAAACGTTTGCTTTCGCGACGCTGGTAGAGAACTTTCTGACGTGCGAGATGCCCAAGTTTTGATTGAAACTTTTGACAAATTAATCGATTATTTTCGCACTTATCTCGTTCCCGACGCTTTCCAAGAAATAAGACAAAATTTAGTCACCAACTACGAAATAGTTAGCAGCAAAATTCTTGAAAAAGAAGACAAAACCAAAGAAGTTGCTGGTATCTTAGCCGAAGCAAAAAATCGAGTTGATTGCTGGGAAATAGAAAACAACAATTGGTCAGCTTTATCCGGCGGTTTAAAAAAGATTTATAAACGCGGTTCTTCAGCCTTTGAACTTATCAACGAAGAACCCAGCGTCGCCAACTTTCACGAATGGCGCAAACAAGTTAAATATCTTTGGTATCACCTCCGCATTCTCACCCCAATTTGGGCGGATATGATGACAGAATTAACCTCTCAACTCAAGAATTTATCTGACTACTTAGGAGATGACCACGACTTAGCTATCTTACGCGATTATTTTCTCACTAAGTTCGACCAATTTGACAATCGAGAAGACTTAGACGTACTTTTAAGTTTGCTTAACCGTCGTCGTCCTCAACTACAACTTTATGCACAAAATTTAGGCGCGAGAATTTATGCTGAAAAACCTAAAGATTTTGTCGAACGCATCGGCAAATATTGGGAAATCTGGCAAGCAGAAATTCAACCACCAGTTAAGATAGAAATAGCAGTCAAACAAACAGTGAAAAACAAAACCAAATTAACTACTTAA
- a CDS encoding MgPME-cyclase complex family protein, which translates to MNEETKTYYYVLASQRFLLEEEPFEEVLRERTNHYQRNNKEIDFWLVKQPAFLEAPEFAEVKQKCPQPSVAVISSDRQFINWLKLRLEYVLTGEFQAPSEQISHPLASLETAC; encoded by the coding sequence ATGAACGAAGAAACAAAAACTTACTACTACGTTTTGGCAAGTCAGCGCTTTTTACTTGAAGAAGAACCTTTTGAAGAAGTTCTCCGAGAGCGCACGAATCACTATCAACGTAATAATAAAGAAATTGACTTTTGGTTAGTGAAACAACCAGCTTTTTTGGAAGCTCCAGAATTCGCTGAAGTTAAACAAAAGTGTCCTCAACCATCAGTAGCAGTAATTTCGAGCGATCGCCAATTTATTAATTGGTTGAAATTACGCTTAGAATATGTTCTCACGGGTGAATTTCAAGCTCCTTCCGAGCAAATTTCCCATCCTCTCGCTTCTCTAGAAACAGCTTGTTGA
- a CDS encoding phosphodiester glycosidase family protein: MPKQLQFYLKPFLLISGISLIMIPLLIYIGLLLRRPPRTNLEKQLSEGINYQREARYQPRPILLHIVSIDLNSPGVKLFVTPGDSNNQEMDIKARTTSEFLQEYNLQLAINGSFFHPFVVHHPWNYYPRSGDFVKVNGQAISEGKIYSEASAGWYVFCVSKDNQATIGGTKCPKNTQQAFAGSAILVKDGQVVENPDNNPIANQPVPRTAVAIDKTGKKLWLIIVDGRQPFYSDGVTLTELAEIITDLGADRGLNLDGGGSTTLVIDNEEKTQVLNAPFHTRIPMRQRPIANHLGVYFQAD; this comes from the coding sequence ATGCCCAAGCAACTCCAATTTTACCTCAAACCATTTCTCCTTATTTCGGGAATTAGTTTAATAATGATTCCCTTACTAATTTACATCGGATTGTTATTACGTCGTCCACCTCGCACGAACTTAGAAAAGCAGTTATCCGAGGGGATAAACTATCAACGCGAGGCTCGTTATCAACCTCGTCCAATCTTGCTGCATATTGTTAGTATTGACCTTAATTCACCAGGAGTCAAGCTATTTGTTACACCAGGAGATTCCAATAATCAAGAAATGGATATTAAAGCCCGCACAACTTCAGAATTTTTGCAAGAATATAACTTACAATTAGCAATTAATGGGAGTTTTTTCCATCCTTTTGTCGTGCATCATCCTTGGAATTATTACCCCAGAAGTGGCGATTTTGTCAAGGTAAATGGACAAGCAATTTCTGAAGGCAAAATTTATTCCGAAGCTAGTGCTGGCTGGTATGTTTTTTGCGTTTCTAAAGATAATCAAGCGACAATTGGAGGAACAAAATGTCCGAAAAATACGCAACAAGCATTTGCTGGAAGTGCAATCTTAGTTAAAGATGGTCAAGTAGTAGAAAATCCCGATAACAATCCAATTGCAAATCAACCAGTTCCTCGGACTGCGGTTGCTATTGACAAAACTGGAAAAAAGTTATGGTTAATTATTGTTGATGGGAGACAACCTTTTTATAGTGACGGCGTTACTTTAACAGAATTAGCAGAAATAATAACCGATTTAGGCGCAGATCGCGGCTTAAATTTAGATGGTGGTGGTTCGACGACTTTAGTAATAGACAATGAGGAAAAAACTCAAGTTTTAAATGCTCCTTTTCATACGCGAATTCCCATGCGTCAGCGTCCAATTGCTAACCATTTAGGTGTTTATTTTCAAGCTGATTGA
- a CDS encoding Uma2 family endonuclease, which yields MHQITLKIAEIAPISQEQFYQLCQENTDLKLERNANGELLIMPPTGGETGKRNSSITAQLWLWNETTELGEVCDSSTGFILPNNANRSPDVSWIKKSRWNGLTPEQREKFLPLCPDFVVEILSPTDSLKKTQAKMQEYLDNGCKLGWLINRKRENIAVYRPQTKIEILARPLSLSGEDILPGFTLDLSKFW from the coding sequence ATGCACCAAATCACCTTGAAAATTGCTGAAATTGCTCCCATTTCTCAGGAGCAATTTTATCAACTTTGTCAAGAAAACACTGACCTCAAATTAGAACGTAATGCTAACGGAGAACTTTTGATAATGCCACCCACGGGAGGAGAAACTGGCAAACGCAACTCCAGTATTACCGCTCAATTATGGCTATGGAACGAAACCACAGAATTAGGAGAAGTCTGCGACTCTTCCACAGGTTTTATTCTTCCTAATAATGCAAATCGTTCTCCTGATGTTTCCTGGATTAAAAAGTCTCGTTGGAATGGTTTAACACCCGAACAAAGAGAAAAATTTCTCCCCCTCTGTCCTGATTTTGTCGTAGAAATTCTTTCACCTACAGATAGTCTGAAAAAGACTCAAGCTAAAATGCAAGAATATCTCGACAACGGTTGTAAGTTAGGATGGTTAATTAACCGCAAACGCGAAAATATTGCCGTTTATCGTCCTCAAACGAAAATTGAAATTTTAGCACGTCCTCTTTCTCTCTCTGGTGAAGATATTTTACCTGGATTTACTTTAGATTTAAGTAAATTTTGGTAA